The genomic DNA GGCCATCCTTTGCCCGGAGGCCAGGCGACTCCTGCCCAGCTGGATTTGGGGAGTGCCCAGCCTCACCAAGGACTAAGCAGGGACAGTGCAAGAAGTGCTGCCACCAGGAGACCCAGGATTTCATGGCCTGAACAGGCAGTTGCACTCATCCTCCCTTCCAGCCTTCGTGGCCTCATCCAGCCCGGGGgtggtgggggtgtgtggggggcaTATCTGCACGGCATGGTGCAATCCCAGGCAGGGCTGTTCCCGCCGTCCAGAGGTAGGACACAGCCCTGCCCCAAAGCTGTCCCCCCAGGAAGGAGGGGGCACCATTCCCTAGGGTGGGGGGCAGATTGCTGGAGAGGGGCATGCCCAGGGGGTTGCAAGTGAGGAGCATGTAATGTGCCAGGGCTCagcagtgccagggctcagcagtGCCTGGTCCAGAGCTAGCACAGGGATGTGCACCACGCACACGGCTCTGAGGGCATGGAGCCACCAAGCTGTGGCTGTGCCCAGCCCTCCTCCATCCCTCTCTTTTCACCTGCTCATAGTCAGCTTCTGTGCCTGCGTGCAGCCTGCCCGGGTGCACCGAGCCCCTGCCGTGTCCTGCCAGCTTGGGACATGCAAGGCAGGGCCTGGCCAGAGGAGGGACCTGTGCTGGCAGCACAGCAGGCACGGGGCAGGCGGGGGCCCAGGCGAGCCCCGTGACCCGGTCCAAGGACATCGGCGCCCTGGTGCTCCCCGCTGGCAACACCTCCTGCTTCGCCCTGGCAcctccttccagccagcagcgaCCCTGGCAAAGGCTCCGGGTGCCCTGGGAAAGGCGGCGTCCCTAATCCCCCGGCCAAGCAGGGACATTGtcgggggagaaaggaaagcggTGCGTCAGGGCCTTTGCCCATTGTGCCCTGAGCCCCTGCGCAAACACGGCCCAGCACTTTCATTGTGagccccgcggggcgcgggggggccgctcTCGCCACGCTGCCTAAGTGGAATGGACAGCGGGAGCCTGGCGCgggtggccgccccggccccgcgcggcccgcgCCCCCCCGGGCTGCTGACACAGCGCCCCGCCGTTGTGCACCATCGGCACTTCGCCGCCCTCCTATAAAGGCCCCGGGGCGAACCCGCTCCCAGCACTGCCACCTTCGTCTCCGCGCCCTGCAGACCAAGTAAGTACCAGGCTGTGTGCCCCGAAACGCCCCCGCTGCACAGCCGCTGCCACGCTCCCTTTGCCCCCCCACGAAGCCCCCCCATGGTGCATGCCCTGGGGAAGGGGCACGCTCCCGAGTGCCGCGGTCTCAGGAGATGCTGCCAGAGGCTTGGGagcagagaaactgaggcagccCCAGGCACTGGGCGCCTCACACGGAGAGCGTGGGCATTGCAAGTGCCCCCTGCAAGCGGAGAGGCCTCAGAGGACACTACACAGAGATCCCACGGCACCAAGAGAAGGGCACGGGGAAGTGTCCCCCATCCcatgggagggagaggggctggcggcagcagcagcaggcatgggATATGGGAGGGGTGCGCAGAGGCAGCCAGAGGGGAGGCCGGGGGCTGGCGGCAGCTCCCGCTGGGCTGACGTGTGGGCTTTGCCTGCAGCGGAGCGCTCCGCATGACCAGCGAACCAATGGACACCCTGGGGCAGTTCAAGATCACGGTGTGGGAGGAAGAGAGTTTCCAGGGCAAGCGCTGCGAGTTCCTCATGGAGTGCCCCAGCATCATGGAGCGCAGCTTCCGCAAGATCCGCTCCATCAAGGTGGAGTCCGGCCCGTAAGTGCCCCGCCAGCCTCATGGCCCCAGCGCCGGGCACCCTCCCCGTGgtgcaccctgctcctgcaaaccCCTTTGCTCCCCGGAGACTGTCGGGAGCTGCCCAGGAGCCAGGGCACCTGGGTCCTTCCTCAGCTCTGCCGCAGTGTCACTGCCTGACCTCCCCCTCTGCGCTGCTTGcacggtgcctcagtttccccatctgcatAGCAGAGAGGGAAACCCTGCTGAGCTGGGGTGCAGGTTGGAGGCAACGGCACGGCCCTGGAGAGAGGGGCTCCTGCTCTGCATCCAGAAGGGACTTCTGCTGCTAGCAAGAACCTGACCTCTGCAACAGACCCCGTGGGCAAGGGCTGCCCCCCACCCTGCCAGGATGTCTCAGGCCTGCTCCAAGTCCCCGGGGCTGCATCCCACGTCCCTGAGcgctttcctcctctcccttccagctgggtgggcTTTGAGTACCCCGAGTACCAGGGGCAGCAGTTTATCCTGGAGAAGGGCGACTACCCGCGGTGGGAGGCCTGGAGCGGGAACAGCGGCTACAGGACCGAGCACCTCCTCTCCTTCCGGCCCATCAAGTGCGCAGTGAGTTACGGGGACCCATGGCTGAGCAGGAGGTGCCAGGCCAGCACCCACCGCGGGCCCCGAGCTCTGGGCAGCCAGAGCAGCCATCCTGCCTGCCGACCTGGGGCCGGAGGGGTGGGTGAGGGACAGATGGAGTGATGGGTGGTGGGCAGAGGggtggaggaagggacagaggtggtgcagggatggagggagcgacAGAGGAGCGCTGCAGGATGGAGGGATGAGGAatgcacagagctgctgtgggATAGAGCGGTGCAGTGAGGGCTAGAGGTGCAGTGGATGGACCAGCTGATTCTCACTTCTCTGCAATGATAGGACACTGAGATGCTCTTTAGGGCTAAAATTTAGCCTGAAACGCCATCCCGATTCCTTTTATAAACTGGCTGCTTTATGCACTCGAGAGCCAGCTTGCCGGCTGGGGTCTCCATGCCTTGCCTCCCCCACCCCGCTGGCAGAGCCAGCCGAAAGCCCAGCCTGGCTGCGCATGGATGGGGCGAGCAGAGGAGCTGGTGGGCAGGTGCCAGGGAGGGCCGAAGGGGTGCCTGGGGTTGCGGGGGTttgtccccccgccccccggcctgGGGTGCCCACGCTGTTCCCCTGCAGACGCGGCCTCTATCGCTCCATCTGCAGAGACACTGGTGCTTGCAATACCGGCACGTCTGCGCCTCCGAGCAgggtcccccccgtccccccccccccaatttttaaTAATCACCAGGCAGATACGCTTGGGCTTTAATAAAGGGGACGCGATAAGATCactcctcactggcaggactgcTCCTCGGTGCAGATAGATGCGTGTGGGGGCTGGGCATGGGGGGACAGTGCCGCATCGCTCAGTGTCCCAACAATTAACCCCTCGGTGCCCAGCACCCAGCAAAGCCCTGCAGAGCCGGGGGGACCACTTGGATGGGGCTTGCAGgagcctgccttgccctgcgACCTCCAGCGGCGGCGAGGAAGCTGCAGACCTGGCCGCTGTCATCCCGGGCCCCTGCCCAAGCCTGGTACCCCTGTGCAGCCATGCACTGGTAGCACCCGGACACCGGGAGCAGCATCCTCTGGAGAGCCCTGGGGCATCTCGGTGAGGGGTGCCAGGCTGAAGGGCTCCCCTGTGTGCTCGCAGCCCTGCACCAAAGCCGGCCACAGTCCCATGCCTCCCTCGGTGCCTTGGCACGTCCCCCTGGCTCCACAACTCCTTGCCTGCGGGGCAGGATctgtggggctgtgcagggctccagaggagagggaagggccGTGGGAGCAGTGGCTGAACAGCCTCCCACAGCCCCATTccccctcttcctgctgcccttctCCATGTCCGGCTTTGCCCCTGGGGAGCGCCCCCTCCCATTCCCTCCCTGGCCCCTCACTCCTCCACCCGGCCTGCTGCATTCCCTCCTTCTACCAGCCCCGCGGCATGGGAAGAGCGGCAGCAGAGCGGGGTGCAGGAGGGCTGCAAGGCCAAGGGGAGCTGACCCCGCTCCCCGCTCCTTCGGCAGAACCACAACGACAGCAAAGCCATCCTCTACGAGGCGGAGAACTTCCAGGGACGCAAGTTTGAGCTGAGCGACGACTACCCCTCGCTGCAGGCCATGGGCTGGGGCAACAAGGAGGTGGCATCCATCAAAGTGAACTCTGGAGCGTGAGTCccgccggtggggggggggggggtggcaggggccACGCACGTCCCTCCCAGAGAGCCCCTGGCATCCcgcagggatggggaaggggcaCCCCCAAAGGGAGGGgaccctgcctgctgccctgcccTTGCCACCCCCAGCCATGGGGCACCTCCATCCCCCCAACATGGGGCCAAAAGGGGGTGcggagggctgggggctggggaggACAGTGGTACAGAGAAGAGGGGACGCCTGGGGGGAGGATTTGGCCGGGGGCTCTGAGCCAGGGGGGG from Apteryx mantelli isolate bAptMan1 chromosome 6, bAptMan1.hap1, whole genome shotgun sequence includes the following:
- the CRYBA2 gene encoding beta-crystallin A2, whose protein sequence is MTSEPMDTLGQFKITVWEEESFQGKRCEFLMECPSIMERSFRKIRSIKVESGPWVGFEYPEYQGQQFILEKGDYPRWEAWSGNSGYRTEHLLSFRPIKCANHNDSKAILYEAENFQGRKFELSDDYPSLQAMGWGNKEVASIKVNSGAWVAYQYPGYRGYQYVLERDRQNGEFKKYNEYSSQAHTNQIQSIRRVQH